A genomic region of Paenibacillus sp. PL2-23 contains the following coding sequences:
- a CDS encoding cold-shock protein: MQQGTVKWFNAEKGFGFIEVEGGNDVFVHFSAIVGEGFKTLEEGQRVEFNVVQGNRGPQAENVVKL; the protein is encoded by the coding sequence ATGCAACAAGGTACAGTTAAATGGTTCAACGCAGAGAAAGGTTTCGGCTTCATCGAAGTTGAAGGCGGCAACGATGTATTCGTACATTTCTCCGCAATCGTTGGCGAAGGCTTCAAAACTCTTGAAGAAGGCCAACGCGTTGAGTTCAACGTTGTTCAAGGCAACCGCGGACCACAAGCTGAGAACGTAGTTAAGCTGTAA
- the rnr gene encoding ribonuclease R: MENREQELLDFMRETAYKPMTYQELETSFGIEGAAEFKEFLKLLNKLEDEGKVIRTRNERYGVPERMNLLRGKLQAHAKGFAFLLPDVKDHPDVYIHANDLKSAMNGDIVLVRITSQSEGGGRMEGEVVRIVQRAVTQIVGTFENHEAYGFVIPDDKRINRDIFIPKGGFQGAVTGQKVVVRIVVYPEGRSAAEGEILEILGHKNDPGVDILSIIRKHQLPESFPDEVMAEAEEAPDTITEEEIVEQGRRDLRDEVIVTIDGEDAKDLDDAVHVKILENGNYLLGVHIADVGYYVRERSALDQEAFRRGCSVYLTDRVIPMLPHRLSNGICSLNPQVDRLTLSCEMEFDAGTLKRVRHDVFTSVIRTKERMTYTNVRRILTATEEEPETELKERYADLLEMFGLMEKLAMRLRAKRMKRGAIDFDFQESKILVDENGKAVDIVKRERSVAEQIIEEFMLVANETVAEHFHWLRVPFLYRIHEDPDQDKLLTFMQFAANFGYVVKGGKGNSVHPRALQTLLEDIQGKKEATVISTMMLRSMKQAKYDAESLGHFGLAAEFYSHFTSPIRRYPDLVIHRIIREVIEGGGTLTEARHEALTARMPDIAQHSSERERVAVDAERDTDKLKKCEYMLDKVGEEFDGIISSVTSFGMFIELENSVEGLIRLSDMNDDYYHFHELHMVLIGERTSKVYRIGDEVKIRVSRVDMEEYNIDFEMVDMKPRGSYRGVADSGFGAGGPRKRGGYGSRGGDRGGAGGAGGGRFGGRGEQGGGRSGGGRSGDGRGPGGRPGAAAGGRAGAAAGARAGTGTGARTGADARAGAGNSARTGADARAGGGSDAGGRRGKFKRGGPEGIQAGRSGGQGEGGNPWQRGVDPLDDSASVREDDGSWIDQRAAELEAEGKPRMDMWGLPIRGAGSGAESRREGRGGGRQGAPREHDGGQGGRSGGGAKKGGGKRKKTTTSGVFKPGDSGVSAASPEGDGKKKKRKKKGDLNNATAAFVRKKRK; this comes from the coding sequence ATGGAGAATCGTGAGCAGGAATTGCTGGATTTTATGAGGGAGACGGCTTATAAGCCAATGACCTATCAGGAGCTGGAGACGAGCTTCGGCATAGAGGGTGCAGCGGAGTTCAAGGAGTTTCTGAAGCTTCTGAATAAGCTGGAGGATGAAGGAAAGGTCATTCGTACTCGGAATGAGCGTTACGGCGTGCCGGAACGGATGAATTTGCTGCGCGGCAAGCTGCAGGCTCATGCCAAGGGGTTCGCGTTCCTGCTGCCGGATGTAAAGGATCATCCCGACGTCTACATACACGCCAACGATCTCAAGAGCGCGATGAACGGCGATATTGTGCTGGTGCGCATTACCTCCCAAAGCGAAGGCGGCGGCCGCATGGAGGGCGAGGTTGTTCGTATTGTGCAGCGCGCCGTCACGCAGATCGTGGGCACATTCGAGAATCATGAGGCGTACGGCTTTGTTATTCCTGATGACAAACGGATCAACCGGGATATTTTCATCCCGAAGGGCGGCTTCCAGGGTGCGGTTACGGGGCAAAAGGTCGTCGTTCGCATCGTTGTCTATCCAGAGGGGCGCAGTGCGGCTGAAGGAGAGATTCTGGAAATTCTCGGCCACAAGAACGACCCCGGTGTCGATATTCTGTCCATTATTCGCAAGCATCAGCTGCCGGAGAGCTTTCCGGATGAGGTGATGGCGGAGGCGGAAGAGGCGCCGGATACGATTACGGAAGAAGAGATCGTGGAGCAGGGCCGTCGCGATCTTCGGGATGAAGTGATTGTGACGATTGATGGCGAGGATGCCAAGGACCTGGATGACGCTGTACACGTGAAGATACTGGAGAACGGGAATTATCTGCTGGGCGTTCATATTGCGGATGTCGGCTATTATGTGCGGGAGAGATCCGCGCTTGATCAGGAGGCGTTCCGCAGAGGCTGCAGCGTCTACTTGACCGACCGCGTCATTCCCATGCTGCCGCATCGGCTGTCGAACGGCATCTGCTCGCTGAATCCGCAGGTGGATCGGCTGACGTTGTCCTGCGAGATGGAGTTCGATGCGGGGACGCTGAAGCGTGTTCGCCATGATGTATTCACCAGCGTCATTCGGACCAAGGAGCGTATGACCTATACGAACGTGCGCCGCATTCTTACGGCCACGGAGGAAGAGCCGGAGACGGAGCTCAAGGAGCGTTATGCCGACCTGCTGGAGATGTTCGGGCTTATGGAGAAGCTGGCTATGCGGCTGCGCGCCAAGAGGATGAAACGCGGAGCGATCGACTTCGACTTCCAGGAGTCCAAGATTCTCGTTGACGAGAACGGCAAAGCCGTCGATATTGTGAAGCGGGAGCGTTCCGTAGCGGAGCAGATTATTGAGGAGTTCATGCTGGTGGCGAATGAGACGGTGGCGGAGCATTTCCACTGGCTGCGCGTCCCGTTCCTGTATCGGATTCACGAGGATCCGGATCAGGACAAGCTGCTTACGTTCATGCAGTTCGCGGCGAACTTCGGATATGTGGTGAAGGGCGGCAAGGGCAATTCAGTTCATCCGCGCGCGCTGCAGACGCTGCTTGAGGACATTCAAGGGAAGAAGGAAGCGACAGTCATCTCGACGATGATGCTTCGCTCCATGAAGCAGGCCAAATACGATGCCGAGAGTCTGGGGCACTTCGGCCTCGCGGCGGAGTTCTATTCCCACTTCACCTCGCCTATTCGGCGCTACCCCGACCTCGTTATCCACCGCATCATACGGGAGGTCATCGAGGGGGGCGGCACGCTGACAGAGGCGCGTCACGAGGCGCTGACGGCGCGTATGCCGGACATCGCGCAGCATTCTTCGGAGCGGGAGCGCGTGGCGGTTGACGCAGAGCGGGACACGGATAAGCTGAAGAAATGCGAATACATGCTGGATAAGGTCGGCGAGGAGTTCGACGGCATTATTAGCAGTGTCACGAGCTTCGGCATGTTCATCGAGCTGGAGAACTCGGTGGAGGGGCTTATTCGTCTCAGCGATATGAACGACGACTATTACCACTTCCATGAGCTGCACATGGTGCTGATCGGTGAACGGACATCCAAGGTGTACCGGATCGGCGACGAAGTGAAGATCCGTGTCTCCCGTGTCGATATGGAGGAATATAATATCGACTTCGAGATGGTGGATATGAAGCCTCGCGGCAGCTATCGGGGCGTAGCCGACTCTGGCTTCGGCGCAGGCGGTCCGCGCAAGCGCGGCGGGTATGGCAGCCGCGGGGGAGATCGCGGCGGAGCCGGAGGAGCCGGAGGCGGCCGCTTTGGCGGACGCGGAGAGCAGGGCGGCGGTCGCAGCGGGGGCGGACGCAGCGGGGATGGTCGCGGCCCAGGCGGACGGCCGGGAGCGGCGGCAGGAGGCCGCGCGGGCGCTGCCGCTGGTGCGCGTGCTGGCACTGGCACTGGTGCGCGTACTGGCGCTGATGCGCGTGCTGGCGCTGGCAATAGTGCGCGTACTGGCGCTGATGCGCGTGCTGGCGGCGGATCGGATGCCGGAGGGCGCCGCGGGAAGTTCAAGCGCGGAGGGCCGGAGGGCATCCAGGCAGGCCGCAGCGGAGGACAGGGCGAGGGCGGCAACCCGTGGCAGAGGGGCGTTGACCCGCTGGACGACAGCGCGTCAGTCCGTGAGGACGACGGCAGCTGGATCGACCAGCGCGCTGCTGAGCTGGAAGCGGAGGGCAAGCCGCGTATGGATATGTGGGGCCTGCCGATCCGGGGCGCAGGCAGTGGTGCTGAGAGCCGCCGAGAAGGCCGTGGAGGCGGCAGGCAGGGCGCGCCGAGGGAGCATGACGGCGGCCAGGGCGGACGCTCCGGAGGCGGCGCCAAGAAAGGCGGCGGCAAGCGCAAAAAAACGACCACAAGCGGCGTGTTCAAGCCAGGCGATTCCGGAGTCTCGGCAGCAAGTCCCGAGGGTGACGGCAAGAAGAAAAAGCGCAAGAAAAAAGGCGATTTAAACAACGCAACAGCTGCTTTTGTCCGCAAAAAACGGAAGTAG
- the smpB gene encoding SsrA-binding protein SmpB, whose translation MAAKKNDGKQLAQNKKASHDYFIEDTFEAGMVLTGTEIKSLRTGRANISDAFSTIRNGEIFIHNMHISPFEQGNIHNPTDPTRTRKLLLHKEQINKLLGLSKREGYAIVPLKIYVRNGYAKLLIGLGKGKKQFDKRDTAAKRDAQRDIQRALREKQKVAR comes from the coding sequence ATGGCGGCCAAGAAAAACGACGGCAAGCAGCTCGCTCAGAACAAGAAAGCGTCCCATGACTATTTCATCGAGGATACTTTCGAGGCGGGCATGGTGCTTACGGGTACTGAGATCAAGTCGCTGCGGACGGGCAGGGCGAATATTAGCGATGCGTTCTCGACGATCCGTAACGGCGAAATCTTTATTCATAATATGCATATCAGTCCGTTCGAGCAGGGCAACATCCATAATCCGACGGATCCTACCCGGACGAGGAAGCTGCTGCTGCACAAGGAGCAGATCAACAAGCTGCTGGGTCTGTCGAAGCGGGAAGGCTATGCGATTGTGCCTCTGAAGATCTACGTGCGCAATGGCTACGCCAAGCTGCTGATTGGACTAGGCAAGGGCAAGAAGCAGTTTGACAAACGCGATACTGCTGCAAAGCGGGACGCACAGCGTGACATCCAGCGTGCGCTGCGTGAGAAGCAGAAGGTGGCAAGATAG